A genomic segment from Acetomicrobium sp. S15 = DSM 107314 encodes:
- a CDS encoding DUF1850 domain-containing protein, with product MYKYLFRRIILAIFVLVGLVVFLLPVSVLIIKEYSTGAVLFRACVPHGYSFATKIRHSVHLTPVYEYFRVGAHGQLIITGTAFKDLGWGVPSTFRQNIKFENGFMVVNNINKPIDFIPFRVNLIAKPHLILGKLRDVDLLRYVIDGGRIDISIQRVPYIILLIRGEIDEFKI from the coding sequence ATGTATAAATATTTGTTTAGGAGAATTATTTTAGCCATTTTTGTCCTGGTTGGCCTAGTTGTGTTTCTTTTACCTGTCAGCGTGCTTATAATAAAGGAGTATTCTACAGGCGCGGTACTTTTTAGAGCTTGTGTACCTCACGGGTACTCTTTTGCTACAAAGATAAGACATTCAGTTCATTTGACGCCAGTATATGAATATTTTCGTGTTGGAGCTCATGGACAACTTATAATTACAGGAACAGCCTTTAAGGACTTGGGATGGGGGGTTCCCTCGACATTTCGTCAAAATATAAAGTTTGAAAATGGATTTATGGTCGTAAATAACATAAATAAACCCATAGATTTTATTCCTTTCAGGGTAAATCTCATTGCTAAACCTCATTTGATTTTAGGTAAATTAAGAGATGTAGATTTGTTGCGATATGTAATTGATGGAGGTCGTATTGATATATCGATACAGAGAGTGCCATATATCATTTTGTTAATTAGAGGTGAAATAGATGAATTTAAGATCTGA
- a CDS encoding TRAP transporter permease, which translates to MNLRSDKIGISIDYKNNSIEDKIENTRELKGFIAKIFTSVAVIMSLYHLYSSGIEMLPQIQHKAIHLSLALFLTYFLYPAAKKQRNKVTKVDLLCAGLSLLIGAYITFDYINIVYRAGSPNFTDLILGGIMIILALEAARRTMGWTLVLVALFFLGYALFGHLIPGQLGHRQYSVSRVIEHMFLTSEGIYGVAIYVTATFVFMFMLLGAFLSETGGAQSFIDLAFSLAGRYRGGPAKAAVVASGFMGTISGSSFANVAGTGVFTIPLMKSVGYKPHFAGGVEAASSSGGQIMPPIMGAAAFIMAEMTGIPYGRLIIYATVPALLYYISVFLMVDLEAARLGLKGMPKENVPDFWKTLKKGGFLLLAPVIIVYMLIVGYSPIKASFAAVIFVIVASMLSRETRLTPAKFMLALEKGARTSLSLISACAVAGLIVGTVTLTGLGTKFADLVVNLASGQLYLALLLTMIASIIMGMGMPTAALYIILGSMVAPALVKLGVPVIAAHMFIFYFGCYAAVTPPVALSSYLAASIAKADPVKTAFAGLRLASAGLIMPFMFVLSPKLLLWEVGSAIEAFSVIFTSLIGIFAFASAVEGYFMGKLVLYKRTFLFAASLFLIYPGLFTDTA; encoded by the coding sequence ATGAATTTAAGATCTGATAAAATAGGTATATCTATAGATTACAAAAATAACTCTATTGAGGATAAAATTGAAAATACTCGAGAGCTTAAAGGGTTTATAGCTAAAATTTTTACTTCTGTTGCAGTTATAATGTCTTTATACCACCTCTATTCATCAGGGATAGAAATGTTGCCACAAATACAACACAAGGCTATTCATCTAAGCTTAGCTTTATTCTTAACTTATTTCCTTTATCCAGCTGCAAAAAAACAAAGAAACAAAGTCACTAAGGTGGATCTTTTATGTGCAGGACTTAGCTTGTTAATAGGTGCTTATATAACTTTCGATTACATAAATATTGTTTATCGCGCGGGTAGTCCAAACTTTACAGATCTGATCTTGGGCGGCATTATGATTATTCTCGCATTGGAGGCAGCACGAAGGACCATGGGGTGGACGCTGGTGTTGGTGGCGCTGTTTTTTCTGGGGTATGCCCTCTTCGGTCACTTGATACCGGGTCAGCTGGGGCATAGACAATACTCAGTCTCGCGAGTTATAGAGCATATGTTCTTGACCTCAGAAGGTATTTATGGCGTTGCTATTTATGTTACCGCCACATTCGTTTTTATGTTCATGCTTTTAGGAGCCTTTCTTAGTGAGACCGGTGGAGCACAGTCGTTCATTGACCTTGCTTTTTCTCTCGCTGGCCGCTATCGAGGAGGACCTGCCAAGGCTGCAGTTGTGGCAAGCGGCTTCATGGGCACTATTTCGGGGAGTTCTTTTGCTAATGTAGCTGGGACTGGCGTGTTTACGATTCCCCTTATGAAGAGCGTAGGGTATAAGCCGCATTTTGCTGGCGGCGTAGAGGCAGCATCTTCATCAGGTGGGCAAATCATGCCGCCTATCATGGGAGCTGCAGCCTTTATTATGGCAGAAATGACAGGGATACCTTACGGACGTTTAATAATATATGCAACAGTGCCAGCTTTGCTTTATTACATTTCTGTTTTTCTAATGGTGGATTTAGAGGCGGCAAGGCTAGGCCTTAAGGGAATGCCTAAAGAAAATGTCCCCGATTTTTGGAAAACGCTTAAGAAAGGCGGATTTCTGCTTCTGGCACCTGTAATTATTGTTTATATGCTCATCGTTGGTTATTCGCCTATTAAGGCTTCTTTTGCTGCAGTGATATTTGTGATTGTAGCCAGTATGTTAAGCAGAGAAACACGTTTAACTCCAGCCAAGTTCATGTTGGCTTTGGAAAAAGGGGCCAGGACTTCACTTTCTCTCATCTCTGCGTGTGCTGTAGCTGGGTTAATTGTAGGAACAGTAACCCTTACTGGTCTTGGAACAAAATTTGCCGATCTTGTAGTGAATTTGGCGAGTGGTCAGCTTTACCTTGCTCTGTTATTAACTATGATTGCCTCTATCATTATGGGTATGGGCATGCCCACGGCAGCCCTTTATATTATTTTGGGATCCATGGTAGCGCCAGCCTTAGTTAAATTGGGAGTTCCTGTCATTGCCGCCCACATGTTCATATTTTACTTCGGATGTTATGCTGCGGTTACTCCACCTGTGGCTCTTAGCTCCTACTTAGCAGCATCAATCGCAAAGGCTGATCCTGTAAAAACGGCTTTTGCAGGATTAAGATTAGCTTCTGCTGGGCTTATAATGCCTTTTATGTTTGTGCTTTCACCTAAATTGCTATTATGGGAAGTTGGATCTGCAATAGAGGCATTTAGCGTTATTTTTACTAGTTTAATAGGGATTTTTGCCTTTGCTTCAGCCGTGGAAGGTTATTTTATGGGTAAATTAGTGCTTTACAAGCGTACATTTCTATTTGCTGCGTCATTGTTTCTTATATATCCAGGTTTGTTTACTGATACTGCATGA
- a CDS encoding NAD/NADP-dependent octopine/nopaline dehydrogenase family protein → MSLKVAVLGAGNGGLAMGAHLALMGCNVKIYDKFPEAVKPLQKEGGVHLKSAFVNGFGPLESATSSIEEAIAGCDLIMVVTPAFAHREIAQSCVPLLRDGQKIILHPGRTGGAMEFYHILSKKAPGLDVIVTETQTLVYACRRTGPSEVTIYGVKERVPLAAIPAFKTKEVIALLKDFYPQFTEAQNVLETSLLNMGAIFHPTPTIFNLGRIEEGQEFEYYHQGITPLVGRVLDKIDQERVAIAESLGLSNLTALEWLRSVYGIEINKGDDICSAIHKTKVYAGIMAPKDPYTRYLTEDVPMSLVPLSELAKIANIKTPIVDLIIEIASTIHEKDYRSSGRTLGRMGVQGLSKYALLEYVNSGIR, encoded by the coding sequence ATGTCTCTCAAGGTAGCTGTTCTCGGGGCTGGCAACGGAGGATTAGCAATGGGAGCCCATTTGGCCCTAATGGGTTGTAATGTGAAGATTTATGACAAGTTTCCCGAGGCTGTTAAACCTTTACAGAAAGAAGGTGGAGTGCATCTTAAGAGTGCTTTTGTGAATGGTTTTGGGCCTTTAGAGAGTGCTACTTCTTCTATAGAAGAGGCGATTGCTGGTTGTGATTTAATTATGGTAGTAACGCCAGCCTTTGCTCATAGGGAGATTGCCCAATCCTGCGTCCCTCTGTTAAGAGATGGACAAAAGATAATACTCCATCCTGGCAGAACTGGTGGAGCCATGGAGTTTTATCATATTCTATCAAAAAAAGCCCCTGGCCTCGATGTAATTGTAACTGAGACTCAAACGCTCGTATACGCTTGCAGACGCACTGGACCATCTGAGGTTACCATATATGGCGTAAAGGAACGAGTACCCTTAGCTGCTATTCCGGCTTTTAAGACGAAGGAAGTAATTGCTTTACTTAAAGATTTCTACCCTCAGTTTACTGAAGCTCAAAATGTTCTTGAAACTAGCTTACTCAACATGGGAGCGATTTTTCATCCGACCCCTACGATATTTAACCTTGGGCGCATAGAAGAAGGCCAAGAATTTGAATATTATCATCAAGGCATAACTCCTTTAGTGGGGCGTGTTTTGGACAAGATAGACCAAGAAAGGGTGGCAATTGCCGAAAGCTTGGGGTTGTCCAACTTAACCGCGCTGGAGTGGCTTCGAAGTGTCTATGGGATTGAGATAAACAAGGGAGACGATATTTGTAGCGCCATACACAAAACAAAAGTATACGCAGGCATTATGGCACCCAAGGATCCTTATACCCGCTATCTTACCGAGGATGTCCCTATGAGTCTGGTCCCGCTTTCTGAGTTAGCTAAAATTGCGAACATCAAAACGCCGATAGTTGATTTAATAATTGAAATCGCGTCCACCATACATGAAAAAGATTACAGAAGCTCGGGGCGGACATTGGGGCGAATGGGCGTACAAGGGCTTTCAAAATATGCTCTTTTAGAATATGTAAATTCTGGAATACGATAG
- a CDS encoding ornithine cyclodeaminase, with translation MNKVEFLYLSQKDVIECGALDMGMVISELEVVFKLHYQGKTIMPDKMVLRWGDMDSEAINGRINAMAGYISDPINVAGIKWIASKPQNPMKYGMPRASALIILNDPEKGFPIAVMDGTVISAMRTGGVTGVAAKRLARKDSRVLCLIGAGTQNRTQLMAVKTALPSIDTVKVYDLNYDRAKRFAQEASEKFNIDLFAVTSPEEAVRDSDVIVTATTATSPIVKLAWVKEGAFISNVGNYEVESEVLKKASKIIVDDWEKVKHRGVQTSAILFKEGKLSDEDIYANLGAIVAGSVAGRENQEEIIFFNPVGMAIEDLIVANKIYKTARIRNLGVSLLLWEQPYWV, from the coding sequence ATGAATAAAGTTGAGTTCTTATATCTAAGTCAAAAAGACGTTATTGAGTGTGGGGCTTTAGATATGGGAATGGTCATTAGCGAGTTGGAGGTAGTCTTTAAATTGCACTATCAAGGAAAGACCATCATGCCTGATAAAATGGTCCTTAGATGGGGAGATATGGACTCTGAAGCCATAAACGGACGAATCAATGCCATGGCTGGCTATATAAGTGACCCCATTAATGTTGCTGGTATTAAATGGATAGCAAGCAAGCCTCAAAATCCGATGAAATATGGGATGCCTAGAGCCTCTGCGCTCATCATTTTAAATGACCCAGAGAAAGGGTTTCCCATAGCTGTTATGGATGGCACTGTGATAAGTGCTATGAGGACGGGAGGTGTTACTGGAGTAGCAGCTAAGCGGCTTGCCCGAAAAGATTCTCGCGTATTATGTCTTATTGGGGCTGGAACTCAGAACAGAACGCAGCTTATGGCCGTAAAAACTGCTTTGCCTTCTATAGATACAGTAAAGGTTTATGATTTAAACTATGATCGCGCCAAGAGGTTTGCTCAAGAGGCATCAGAAAAATTCAATATCGACCTTTTTGCTGTAACCTCGCCCGAAGAGGCAGTGCGAGATTCGGATGTTATTGTAACCGCTACAACTGCTACATCACCCATTGTAAAACTTGCTTGGGTTAAAGAAGGGGCTTTCATATCCAACGTCGGTAACTACGAAGTTGAAAGTGAAGTTCTTAAGAAAGCCAGCAAGATAATAGTCGATGACTGGGAAAAGGTTAAACATAGAGGCGTGCAGACAAGTGCTATTCTGTTCAAAGAAGGCAAATTGAGCGATGAAGATATATACGCCAATTTAGGGGCAATAGTGGCAGGAAGCGTGGCTGGGAGAGAAAACCAAGAAGAAATCATATTTTTTAATCCAGTTGGCATGGCCATCGAAGATCTGATAGTAGCCAATAAGATTTACAAGACTGCAAGGATCCGCAACCTAGGCGTTTCTTTGCTGCTTTGGGAGCAACCGTATTGGGTGTGA
- a CDS encoding methyl-accepting chemotaxis protein: MSHPEAIHKLSRSHFGFTLMTSFMEQLDEVLVHRVLEVQSELSEISQRFAELKGEFERIVKDFDQSRQEAQKNAGQIKELNMNLAKELESSGTNLENMSADVDRTVASTYSTLNSFLEIEKISKEIQKIAKQTNLLALNASIEAARAGEHGRGFAVVASEVQKLAVESRNASERISQRVGEISKAVEDTMDNIKSVGEMFHVLRNTMGSFLSFLDMNKGFLENLTGIMESASQGVSVASEEMGDSTKIMRDAVKKFDSMAQTISAIVKAQKNLGNLQL; encoded by the coding sequence ATGAGCCATCCAGAAGCTATTCACAAGCTCTCCAGATCTCACTTCGGTTTCACGCTCATGACCTCTTTCATGGAACAGTTAGATGAAGTACTCGTCCATCGTGTTCTCGAGGTCCAGAGCGAACTCTCCGAGATATCACAGCGCTTCGCTGAGCTAAAAGGAGAGTTCGAGCGCATCGTGAAAGACTTTGACCAAAGTAGGCAAGAGGCCCAAAAAAACGCAGGGCAGATCAAAGAACTGAACATGAACCTTGCCAAAGAGCTCGAAAGCTCCGGCACAAACCTGGAGAACATGAGCGCAGATGTAGATCGCACCGTGGCCTCTACTTACTCTACCCTCAACTCATTTTTGGAGATAGAAAAAATCTCCAAGGAGATCCAAAAGATCGCCAAGCAGACGAACCTACTTGCCTTGAACGCCTCCATCGAAGCTGCAAGAGCCGGAGAACATGGCAGGGGTTTCGCCGTAGTGGCGTCGGAGGTCCAGAAGTTAGCCGTGGAATCGCGAAATGCATCGGAGCGCATATCGCAAAGGGTTGGAGAGATATCTAAAGCCGTCGAGGACACCATGGATAATATAAAAAGCGTAGGCGAGATGTTTCATGTGCTTCGTAACACTATGGGTTCCTTCCTCAGCTTTCTGGACATGAACAAAGGATTCTTAGAAAATCTGACTGGCATCATGGAGTCGGCAAGTCAGGGGGTTTCAGTGGCTTCCGAAGAGATGGGCGATTCCACGAAGATCATGAGGGATGCGGTGAAAAAATTCGACTCCATGGCACAGACCATATCGGCCATAGTGAAAGCCCAAAAGAACCTGGGCAACCTGCAGCTTTAG
- a CDS encoding MBL fold metallo-hydrolase, which yields MAKTGSLTLYEDASRRFMLLGWEEQEEDGVVQTNQYLIQSGDEVVLLDPGGAHVFPRVLANVTEMVNIDSITHIFYSHQDPDVSSGITLWLSMAERAIVHISGLWTRFLPHFGIFDQSRISPIPDRGGVITLKNGQRLEIIPAHFLHSTGQHTLYDPVSKILFSGDIGAAIFPPGKRYPVVERFDEHVRYMEGFHRRYMASQEASNFWANIVSSRDVEAVAPQHGAVIKGKDNVRKFFQWLSQLKSGVDLIEEWYGTKATLAVRK from the coding sequence ATGGCAAAGACGGGCAGTTTGACGCTTTACGAGGACGCATCCAGGCGCTTTATGCTGTTAGGGTGGGAGGAGCAGGAAGAAGATGGCGTCGTCCAAACGAACCAGTATTTGATTCAAAGCGGCGACGAGGTCGTACTCCTCGACCCAGGCGGGGCCCACGTGTTTCCGCGCGTGCTGGCTAACGTCACCGAGATGGTCAATATCGACAGTATCACCCATATCTTCTATTCCCATCAGGATCCGGATGTGAGTTCCGGCATAACGCTATGGCTTTCTATGGCCGAGCGAGCGATTGTACATATATCAGGGCTTTGGACGCGCTTTCTGCCGCACTTCGGCATTTTCGATCAAAGCCGCATATCCCCCATCCCAGACAGGGGAGGTGTCATAACTTTAAAGAACGGCCAAAGGCTTGAGATCATACCCGCACATTTCCTCCACTCCACGGGTCAGCACACGCTTTACGATCCCGTCTCGAAGATACTGTTCAGCGGCGACATCGGCGCCGCCATCTTTCCTCCGGGGAAGCGATATCCCGTTGTGGAGCGCTTCGACGAACACGTTCGCTACATGGAGGGCTTCCACCGCCGCTACATGGCCTCGCAGGAGGCATCCAACTTTTGGGCCAATATTGTTTCGAGCAGGGATGTCGAAGCCGTCGCCCCGCAGCATGGTGCTGTGATAAAAGGCAAAGACAACGTGAGAAAGTTCTTTCAATGGCTGAGCCAACTTAAAAGCGGCGTCGACTTAATCGAGGAATGGTATGGCACAAAGGCTACCCTGGCCGTCAGAAAGTAA
- a CDS encoding SDR family NAD(P)-dependent oxidoreductase, whose protein sequence is MPHALVTGGAGFIGSHLCEALVERGWRVTCFDNLSTGCRDNVSHLKGRRFSFVEGDVTDSAILEELTEGIDALFHLAAMVSVPMSMEHPLSCHEQNVTPLLRLLDIARRKGFPIVYASSSAVYGEGGTKPLKEDDPPAPQSPYGATKLIDEIYASMAHRAWKVRAVGLRLFNVYGPRQNPNGEYAAVIPRFIEALTTGKEVKIYGDGRQMRDFIFVRDVARAFIAAAERSHKLGGRVFNVASGVAVSINELYALISSIIGVTQTPVFEPPRPGDIRYSAADVKNMKAELGLGEVTPLAEGLRETAIYFAEMPLVFEERVELKGG, encoded by the coding sequence ATGCCTCACGCTCTGGTCACTGGCGGAGCTGGGTTTATAGGGTCGCACTTGTGCGAGGCTCTCGTCGAAAGAGGTTGGCGTGTCACTTGCTTCGACAATCTCTCTACGGGGTGTCGCGATAATGTTTCGCACCTCAAGGGAAGGCGCTTCTCGTTCGTAGAGGGAGACGTGACGGATAGCGCTATCCTCGAAGAGCTAACAGAGGGCATAGACGCGCTCTTTCATCTGGCCGCCATGGTGTCTGTCCCCATGTCGATGGAGCACCCTCTATCGTGCCACGAACAAAACGTCACCCCGTTGCTTCGGCTCCTCGACATCGCTAGAAGAAAAGGTTTTCCTATAGTATATGCCAGCTCGTCTGCCGTCTATGGCGAGGGTGGCACAAAGCCCCTTAAAGAAGACGATCCGCCTGCCCCGCAATCTCCTTATGGGGCAACGAAACTCATAGACGAGATATACGCATCCATGGCGCACCGCGCCTGGAAGGTGCGCGCGGTAGGCTTGAGGCTCTTTAACGTCTACGGCCCGAGGCAAAATCCGAATGGAGAATATGCAGCTGTCATTCCGCGCTTCATTGAGGCCTTAACTACGGGCAAGGAAGTCAAGATCTACGGCGACGGCCGCCAGATGCGCGACTTCATATTCGTGAGGGATGTAGCCCGAGCCTTCATAGCCGCAGCCGAAAGATCGCACAAGCTCGGAGGAAGGGTTTTTAACGTCGCATCTGGCGTAGCTGTATCCATCAACGAGTTATATGCGCTCATCTCTTCGATAATAGGCGTAACTCAGACTCCGGTCTTTGAGCCTCCGCGCCCTGGCGACATCAGATACAGCGCGGCGGATGTAAAAAACATGAAAGCAGAGTTGGGATTAGGCGAAGTCACACCGCTCGCCGAAGGGCTCAGGGAGACAGCAATATACTTTGCGGAGATGCCGCTCGTATTTGAGGAGAGAGTGGAACTAAAAGGGGGATAA
- a CDS encoding homoserine dehydrogenase, translated as MRVLLLGFGNVGRQFCEMLSVKANFLKANYGLEVCVVGVATRHRGSVCAANGLPVEGLLKTEEETGRVDVWEQPYSVGQSVDELLESCDYDVLVECTSPNIETGEPAADYIRKALRGKHHVATSNKGPLLFHFHELTEIAAVNGVYFLYEGTVMAGTPLFSLARCGLAGSRIRRFEGIINSTTNYMLTLIAAGSSFDEAVRDAQRRGYAEVDPTLDVDGWDAAAKVIIVAQAILGMPVVGFRSVAVEGIRGITPYMMDDARRRGVCIKLVARASLDEEPSISVKPEAVPFSHPLASVEGINNGALLLSDTIGEISIIGPGAGARETASALLRDLIAIEMGGKVLER; from the coding sequence TTGAGGGTTTTGCTTTTGGGTTTTGGCAATGTTGGCCGACAGTTCTGCGAAATGTTATCTGTCAAAGCCAACTTCCTAAAGGCGAATTATGGTTTGGAAGTGTGTGTCGTAGGCGTGGCTACGCGCCACAGGGGCAGCGTTTGTGCCGCAAACGGCCTTCCCGTCGAGGGACTTTTGAAAACGGAAGAAGAGACAGGGCGCGTGGACGTCTGGGAACAACCGTATAGCGTAGGGCAGAGCGTGGACGAGCTTTTGGAAAGCTGTGACTACGACGTTTTAGTGGAGTGTACCTCACCGAACATAGAGACCGGCGAACCAGCGGCGGATTATATCCGCAAAGCCCTAAGGGGTAAACATCACGTAGCAACATCGAACAAAGGCCCCTTGCTCTTTCATTTTCATGAATTGACGGAGATCGCCGCCGTGAATGGCGTGTATTTCCTTTACGAGGGCACCGTTATGGCCGGCACGCCCCTCTTTTCCTTGGCGAGATGTGGCCTTGCCGGTAGCAGGATACGCCGTTTTGAGGGGATTATAAACAGCACGACCAATTACATGCTCACCCTCATCGCCGCCGGATCTTCGTTCGACGAGGCCGTGCGCGATGCCCAAAGGCGTGGCTATGCTGAGGTTGATCCGACGCTGGATGTAGATGGATGGGATGCGGCAGCCAAGGTTATCATTGTGGCTCAGGCGATTTTAGGGATGCCAGTTGTCGGTTTTCGCTCCGTCGCAGTAGAGGGGATACGCGGTATAACGCCGTATATGATGGATGATGCCCGCCGCAGAGGTGTGTGCATAAAGCTCGTCGCGAGGGCTTCGCTCGACGAGGAACCGTCCATTTCTGTCAAGCCCGAGGCTGTACCCTTTTCTCACCCGCTCGCGAGCGTCGAAGGAATAAACAACGGGGCTCTGCTGCTCTCTGATACAATTGGAGAAATTAGCATAATCGGTCCAGGCGCCGGAGCCAGGGAGACGGCGAGCGCCCTCTTGAGGGATTTAATAGCCATAGAGATGGGGGGGAAAGTGCTTGAAAGGTAG